In Perca fluviatilis chromosome 3, GENO_Pfluv_1.0, whole genome shotgun sequence, the following proteins share a genomic window:
- the LOC120555681 gene encoding G2/mitotic-specific cyclin-B2-like isoform X2 → MSSVEVRAALPAAVNPAKMGRKATAGPRRAALGELTNFPGAAVNTKRTGPTKSTASVKPFCAQKAKPVEPPVVPVPAPADPLPPVSEEMAADVSMKEEEELCQAFSEALLTVQDVDEQDSDLPQLCSDYVKDIYNYLHGLEVQQAVRANYMQGYEITERMRALLIDWLVQVHSRFQLLQETLYLTVAVLDRFLQVQPVSRRKLQLVGVTAMLVACKYEEMYAPEVGDFAYITDNAFTKAQILEMEQLVLRTLNFELGRPLPLHFLRRASKVANSDVERHTLAKYLMELTLVDYSMVHYRPSEIAAAALSLSQLLLEELPWSPTQQHYSTYDAAHLKPIMQHIAKNVVMVNNGKTKFQAVRNKYSSSKLMKISLIPQLKSSTITTMAEPLLNNP, encoded by the exons ATGTCGTCTGTGGAAGTTCGTGCTGCG CTCCCAGCCGCGGTGAACCCCGCGAAGATGGGCAGAAAAGCCACAGCAGGTCCGAGGAGAGCTGCTCTCGGGGAGCTTACCAACTTTCCCGGAGCAGCAGTCAACACAAAG AGGACTGGACCAACCAAATCAACTGCATCAGTCAAACCATTTTGTGCCCAAAAAGCCAAACCCGTGGAGCCTCCAGTAGTCCCGGTCCCAGCACCTGCAGATCCTCTCCCCCCAGTTTCAGAGGAGATGGCGGCTGATGTGTCcatgaaggaggaggaagagctgTGCCAAGCTTTCTCCGAGGCGCTGCTCACAGTGCAGGATGTGGACGAGCAGGACTCGGACCTGCCACAGCTCTGCTCAGACTATGTCAAAGATATCTATAATTATCTACACGGCCTGGAG GTGCAGCAGGCCGTACGAGCCAACTACATGCAGGGTTATGAAATCACCGAACGCATGAGAGCGCTTCTGATCGACTGGCTGGTCCAGGTTCACTCCAGGTTCCAGCTGCTGCAGGAGACTCTGTACCTCACAGTTGCTGTCCTGGATCGTTTTCTCCAG GTCCAGCCGGTCTCTCGCAGGAAGCTGCAGCTTGTTGGCGTGACCGCCATGCTGGTGGCCTGTAAATACGAGGAGATGTACGCCCCCGAGGTCGGAGACTTTGCGTACATCACAGACAACGCCTTTACAAAGGCTCAGATTCTGGAGATGGAACAGCTGGTTCTGAGGACCTTAAACTTTGAGCTGGGACGTCCTCTCCCTTTACACTTCCTCAGACGGGCCTCAAAGGTGGCGAAT TCTGATGTAGAGAGACACACGCTGGCCAAGTACCTGATGGAGCTGACCCTCGTCGACTACAGCATGGTGCACTATCGGCCGTCGGAGATCGCCGCTGCAGCGCTCAGTCTCTCCCAGCTGCTGCTTGAAGAGCTGCCCTGG TCTCCTACACAGCAGCACTACTCCACTTATGACGCAGCCCACCTGAAGCCCATCATGCAGCACATCGCCAAAAATGTTGTGATGGTAAATAATGGGAAGACAAAGTTCCAG GCGGTGAGGAACAAGTACTCGAGCAGCAAGCTGATGAAGATCAGCCTCATTCCTCAGCTGAAGTCCTCCACCATCACGACCATGGCAGAGCCGCTGCTCAACAATCCTTGA
- the crybgx gene encoding crystallin beta gamma X, producing the protein MNIFTKVPGLAQQTSKLGSVLQRAFYGSSGRVTLFEQRNFAGRRLDLSSDCARLSDKNFPERCNSVQVESGAWVGYEHENFRGRQYLWDMSERGEYNSYDKWCAQVDHVSSVRAVKQDNNPGRAQLFERAGFSGKKMEIQDDIPNLMSRYSLNRVASIRVLGGAWAVYQEPNYRGPHYILEKRDYNNFSDWGSQNSTVGSMRRVRFN; encoded by the exons ATGAACATCTTTACTAAGGTCCCAGGATTAGCCCAACAAACAAG CAAGCTGGGGTCTGTGCTCCAACGTGCCTTCTACGGGTCCAGTGGGAGG GTGACCCTTTTCGAGCAGCGGAACTTCGCCGGAAGGCGGCTGGACCTGAGCTCCGACTGCGCCAGGCTCAGTGACAAGAACTTCCCAGAGAGATGCAACTCTGTGCAGGTGGAGAGCGGAGC ATGGGTCGGTTACGAGCATGAGAACTTCCGCGGGCGCCAGTACCTGTGGGACATGTCCGAGCGGGGAGAGTACAACTCCTACGACAAGTGGTGCGCCCAGGTGGACCACGTCTCCTCTGTCCGTGCTGTCAAACAG GACAACAACCCCGGCAGAGCCCAGCTGTTTGAGCGAGCCGGCTTCTCCGGTAAGAAGATGGAGATCCAGGATGACATCCCCAACCTGATGAGCCGCTACAGCCTCAACAGAGTCGCCTCCATCCGCGTGCTCGGAGGAGC gtgggCGGTGTATCAGGAGCCCAACTACAGAGGACCTCATTACATCCTGGAGAAGCGCGATTACAACAACTTCTCTGACTGGGGCAGCCAGAACAGCACCGTGGGCTCCATGCGCAGAGTCCGCTTCAACTAA
- the LOC120555681 gene encoding G2/mitotic-specific cyclin-B2-like isoform X1: MSSVEVRAAQLPAAVNPAKMGRKATAGPRRAALGELTNFPGAAVNTKRTGPTKSTASVKPFCAQKAKPVEPPVVPVPAPADPLPPVSEEMAADVSMKEEEELCQAFSEALLTVQDVDEQDSDLPQLCSDYVKDIYNYLHGLEVQQAVRANYMQGYEITERMRALLIDWLVQVHSRFQLLQETLYLTVAVLDRFLQVQPVSRRKLQLVGVTAMLVACKYEEMYAPEVGDFAYITDNAFTKAQILEMEQLVLRTLNFELGRPLPLHFLRRASKVANSDVERHTLAKYLMELTLVDYSMVHYRPSEIAAAALSLSQLLLEELPWSPTQQHYSTYDAAHLKPIMQHIAKNVVMVNNGKTKFQAVRNKYSSSKLMKISLIPQLKSSTITTMAEPLLNNP; this comes from the exons ATGTCGTCTGTGGAAGTTCGTGCTGCG CAGCTCCCAGCCGCGGTGAACCCCGCGAAGATGGGCAGAAAAGCCACAGCAGGTCCGAGGAGAGCTGCTCTCGGGGAGCTTACCAACTTTCCCGGAGCAGCAGTCAACACAAAG AGGACTGGACCAACCAAATCAACTGCATCAGTCAAACCATTTTGTGCCCAAAAAGCCAAACCCGTGGAGCCTCCAGTAGTCCCGGTCCCAGCACCTGCAGATCCTCTCCCCCCAGTTTCAGAGGAGATGGCGGCTGATGTGTCcatgaaggaggaggaagagctgTGCCAAGCTTTCTCCGAGGCGCTGCTCACAGTGCAGGATGTGGACGAGCAGGACTCGGACCTGCCACAGCTCTGCTCAGACTATGTCAAAGATATCTATAATTATCTACACGGCCTGGAG GTGCAGCAGGCCGTACGAGCCAACTACATGCAGGGTTATGAAATCACCGAACGCATGAGAGCGCTTCTGATCGACTGGCTGGTCCAGGTTCACTCCAGGTTCCAGCTGCTGCAGGAGACTCTGTACCTCACAGTTGCTGTCCTGGATCGTTTTCTCCAG GTCCAGCCGGTCTCTCGCAGGAAGCTGCAGCTTGTTGGCGTGACCGCCATGCTGGTGGCCTGTAAATACGAGGAGATGTACGCCCCCGAGGTCGGAGACTTTGCGTACATCACAGACAACGCCTTTACAAAGGCTCAGATTCTGGAGATGGAACAGCTGGTTCTGAGGACCTTAAACTTTGAGCTGGGACGTCCTCTCCCTTTACACTTCCTCAGACGGGCCTCAAAGGTGGCGAAT TCTGATGTAGAGAGACACACGCTGGCCAAGTACCTGATGGAGCTGACCCTCGTCGACTACAGCATGGTGCACTATCGGCCGTCGGAGATCGCCGCTGCAGCGCTCAGTCTCTCCCAGCTGCTGCTTGAAGAGCTGCCCTGG TCTCCTACACAGCAGCACTACTCCACTTATGACGCAGCCCACCTGAAGCCCATCATGCAGCACATCGCCAAAAATGTTGTGATGGTAAATAATGGGAAGACAAAGTTCCAG GCGGTGAGGAACAAGTACTCGAGCAGCAAGCTGATGAAGATCAGCCTCATTCCTCAGCTGAAGTCCTCCACCATCACGACCATGGCAGAGCCGCTGCTCAACAATCCTTGA